The Actinopolyspora erythraea genome has a segment encoding these proteins:
- a CDS encoding DUF4265 domain-containing protein — protein sequence MSSIEDAISQGDPVNHVKIVVPLEQDEDGYPPIATESLWAVPVWDGEGYSVANIPFFASRLSCVDIVKAATDDERGLVFDRVLSGGGHSTVRVIIFDDTGMPEFKSRIRSLGCDYEVGHKDTFLAIDVPPEVSYDDMIDYIRQKFHEGVLDLQESSIQHD from the coding sequence ATGAGCTCAATCGAGGATGCCATTTCTCAGGGGGATCCGGTGAACCACGTGAAGATCGTCGTTCCACTGGAACAGGACGAGGACGGCTATCCCCCCATCGCCACGGAGTCGCTGTGGGCGGTGCCGGTGTGGGACGGCGAGGGGTACTCGGTCGCGAACATACCGTTCTTCGCTTCGCGGCTCAGTTGCGTGGACATCGTCAAGGCCGCTACCGATGACGAAAGGGGCCTCGTCTTCGACCGAGTGCTCAGTGGTGGCGGTCACTCCACGGTCCGTGTCATCATCTTCGATGACACCGGCATGCCGGAGTTCAAGTCGCGGATCAGGAGCTTAGGGTGTGACTACGAGGTGGGGCACAAGGACACGTTCCTGGCGATAGATGTTCCCCCGGAAGTTTCCTACGACGATATGATCGATTATATAAGACAAAAGTTCCATGAGGGCGTTCTCGACCTGCAGGAGTCGAGTATCCAGCACGACTGA
- a CDS encoding Imm8 family immunity protein, protein MIVIQGNRVEYFLEKYVSALEAPTWDRLAEKIGRLGQWEFEWYSG, encoded by the coding sequence ATGATTGTAATACAGGGAAATCGTGTTGAATATTTCTTGGAGAAATATGTGAGTGCTCTCGAGGCTCCTACGTGGGATCGCTTGGCCGAAAAGATAGGCAGGTTGGGGCAGTGGGAGTTCGAGTGGTATTCCGGTTAG